In the genome of Drosophila subpulchrella strain 33 F10 #4 breed RU33 chromosome 2L, RU_Dsub_v1.1 Primary Assembly, whole genome shotgun sequence, one region contains:
- the LOC119546598 gene encoding UPF0518 protein GE18198 isoform X3: MWLRQSGGGGVASAGHGGPLRQRPIDAATDCDPRACYDSFCKHWQQAFEIIQHSAPPSHDDVLGVVSHLDYMVTLLLVELHHCNKVSLPAAEASGPPAAPCLEFLLSENLLDKLYEWACTTGRYANAVRLEQLKLYELLVSHSRHQLLCHEPFLRPLLKILASSQGEIFPPDLEKRLVILLNQLCVVLMQNVHLLDLFFFSAQTQVQEQILNGNVAQPKSGTTTNFIIFSLLIPYVHREGSLGHQARDALLLCMALSQKNSNIGTYIAQYSSICPLLVTGLGGLYSRLPNSIEISSIDWHRITPDDVTEIPELTLFMNALEFCNAVVQVAHEMIKQQLLDFMYQGFIVPVLGPAILQTLKGKHFQTNIDSQISAMSYLDLILRSITEPGLLRAFVRFLLDTEKFDGERILDALVERLNSPDANLCMVTMALFDTLLGLHCEDLMLELLLKFMLPGKHVPISHRHKINKIDPYLNSSEFFLELSPDVMKRARDLARPKSIHEPVIGDLTPLPSLPSPVMSKTIGANWNYYGVHTGDSLYANIQAYLFEAHWRIAQCQRDCLKWANSYRYQKWPRHGQGRVHAHALELARQFFSEFGGGAVVASESGEKQLDSLQSIGESSGYESFKWRPADEESEATDTTLATTASEADLEHNNSSISSVLGGSGRREAWRISHNNRNELLLTDLDFSEDLFAQGTVSLGPFLNAIWGKLQTFTSNSLYVNLHLTGLITRLAWYPLPLIHSLLLRSDIAITSDTPSFHQVLRILKQQIDAELPVTEDSLEIIDVARSSLIDREFRLANARKGNEGSPMHHSQQQQLATNSGQQQGQLRSAYASLSAATPVQATPTSAYDPFKRSDNKRRSISKSITSMFSRKSSGSSSAAPPNGSSGAASNLVGNNASAEGRGFPQGQAVAGTCETSLSTQPPSGASRPGATTTSTVGAGSSSSIGGSTQTLSAQSNATTHSSSTLHGLDGGPSTGGFNSEPVSLDSVASMGIIASTSGTERSRDLALCAVLMDEWLKELAAIAQEQSVVLVTEQASL, encoded by the exons ATGTGGCTGCGCCAGAGCGGCGGCGGGGGCGTTGCCTCCGCCGGACATGGCGGCCCACTCCGGCAGCGTCCCATCGATGCCGCCACGGACTGCGATCCGCGAGCCTGCTACGATAGCTTCTGCAAGCACTGGCAGCAGGCCTTCGAGATCATCCAGCACAGCGCTCCGCCCTCGCACGACGACGTCCTGGGCGTCGTGTCCCATTTGGACTACATGGTCACCCTGCTGCTCGTGGAACTGCATCACTGCAACAAAGTCTCGCTGCCGGCGGCCGAGGCCAGTGGTCCGCCTGCGGCTCCCTGCCTGGAATTCCTGCTCAGCGAGAATCTGCTGGACAAGCTGTACGAGTGGGCCTGCACCACGGGACGCTATGCCAACGCTGTGAGGCTGGAGCAGCTGAAGCTGTACGAACTGCTCGTCAGCCACTCGCGACACCAGCTGCTCTGCCACGAGCCCTTCCTGCGACCCCTGCTCAAGATTCTGGCCTCCAGCCAGGGCGAGATCTTTCCCCCCGATCTCGAGAAGCGGCTCGTTATCCTGCTGAACCAGCTGTGTGTGGTTCTCATGCAGAATGTCCACCTGCTGGACCTTTTCTTCTTCTCCGCCCAGACGCAAGTCCAGGAGCAGATATTAAATGGAAATGTGGCGCAACCCAAAAGTGGAACCACAACCAA TTTCATCATCTTCTCACTGCTCATCCCGTACGTGCATCGCGAGGGCAGCCTAGGCCACCAGGCCCGCGATGCCCTGCTCCTGTGCATGGCGCTCTCGCAGAAGAACTCCAACATTGGCACCTACATAGCCCAGTACTCCTCGATCTGCCCGCTGCTGGTGACCGGCCTGGGCGGTCTCTACTCACGTCTGCCCAACAGTATCGAGATCAGCTCCATTGACTGGCATCGGATCACGCCGGACGATGTTACAGAGATCCCAGAGCTGACACTCTTCATGAACGCCCTCGAGTTCTGCAATGCCGTGGTGCAGGTGGCCCACGAGATGATCAAGCAACAGCTGCTGGACTTCATGTACCAGGGCTTCATTGTGCCGGTGCTGGGACCGGCGATCCTTCAG ACACTGAAGGGCAAACATTTTCAGACGAACATCGACTCGCAAATCTCGGCTATGTCGTACCTGGACCTCATCCTGCGCTCCATCACCGAACCCGGACTGCTGAGGGCCTTCGTTCGCTTTCTGCTCGATACGGAAAAGTTTGACGGTGAACGGATACTGGATGCTCTGGTCGAGCGCTTGAACTCACCCGATGCCAATCTCTGCATGGTCACGATGGCTTTGTTTGACACCCTGCTGGGCCTGCACTGCGAGGATCTGATGCTGGAGCTGCTGCTCAAGTTCATGCTGCCCGGCAAGCATGTGCCCATCTCACATCGCCACAAGATAAACAAGATCGATCCGTATTTGAACAGCAGTGAGTTCTTCCTGGAACTCTCGCCCGATGTGATGAAGCGTGCCAGGGATCTGGCCCGGCCCAAGAGTATCCACGAACCGGTGATAGGCGACCTAACGCCGCTGCCGAGTCTCCCATCTCCGGTGATGAGCAAGACGATTGGAGCCAACTGGAACTATTACGGAGTGCACACGGGTGATAGTTTGTATGCGAATATTCAGGCTTATCTCTTCGAGGCCCACTGGCGAATCGCCCAGTGTCAAAGGGACTGCCTGAAGTGGGCGAACAGCTATCGCTACCAAAAGTGGCCACGCCACGGCCAGGGAAGAGTTCACGCCCATGCCTTGGAACTGGCCAGGCAGTTCTTTAGCGAGTTCGGAGGTGGAGCTGTTGTTGCCAGCGAGTCGGGCGAGAAACAGCTTGATAGCTTGCAATCAATTGGCGAGTCCAGCGGCTACGAGTCGTTCAAGTGGCGACCAGCGGACGAGGAGAGTGAAGCCACAGATACAACTTTGGCCACTACAGCCAGCGAGGCAGATCTGGAGCACAACAACAGTAGCATCAGCAGCGTGCTAGGTGGATCCGGAAGACGAGAGGCCTGGCGCATATCCCACAACAATCGCAATGAGCTACTACTGACGGATCTGGATTTCTCGGAAGATTTGTTTGCGCAGGGCACTGTAAGCTTGG GTCCCTTTCTCAATGCCATCTGGGGCAAACTGCAAACCTTCACGAGCAACTCGCTGTACGTCAATCTTCACTTGACCGGGCTGATCACTCGTTTGGCCTGGTATCCCCTGCCGTTGATTCACTCGCTGCTGCTGCGCTCGGACATAGCCATCACCTCGGATACGCCCTCGTTTCACCAGGTGCTGCGCATTCTTAAGCAACAGATCGATGCCGAGCTGCCAGTGACGGAGGATTCGCTGGAGATCATTGATGTGGCACGTTCGTCACTCATTGATCGGGAGTTTCGTTTGGCAAACGCCCGGAAGGGCAACGAAGGCTCGCCAATGCATCACAGCCAACAGCAACAGTTGGCAACCAATTCCGGCCAGCAGCAGGGACAACTGCGGTCTGCCTACGCGAGCCTTTCGGCAGCTACGCCCGTGCAGGCCACTCCCACCAGCGCCTACGATCCCTTCAAGCGCAGCGATAACAAGAGGCGGAGCATTAGCAAATCCATCACCAGCATGTTCAGCAGGAAGTCGTCTGGCTCCTCGTCGGCAGCGCCACCAAATGGCTCTTCCG GAGCTGCGTCGAATCTTGTGGGCAATAATGCAAGTGCCGAGGGAAGAGGCTTTCCACAAGGACAGGCAGTTGCCGGGACATGCGAAACCAGCTTAAGTACGCAACCGCCGTCGGGAGCATCACGCCCGGGAGCCACAACCACGTCGACGGTGGGCGctgggagcagcagcagcatcggCGGATCCACTCAAACCCTCTCCGCCCAGTCGAACGCCACAACCCACTCGTCGAGCACGCTGCATGGCCTGGATGGGGGTCCATCCACAGGTGGTTTCAACTCCGAACCAGTGTCCCTCGACTCGGTGGCCTCCATGGGAATCATCGCCAGCACGAGTGGCACCGAGCGATCCCGGGACTTGGCCCTATGCGCTGTGCTGATGGATGAGTGGCTCAAGGAGCTGGCGGCCATTGCCCAGGAGCAGAGCGTTGTGCTGGTCACGGAGCAGGCGTCCTTATGA
- the LOC119546598 gene encoding UPF0518 protein GE18198 isoform X1 → MWLRQSGGGGVASAGHGGPLRQRPIDAATDCDPRACYDSFCKHWQQAFEIIQHSAPPSHDDVLGVVSHLDYMVTLLLVELHHCNKVSLPAAEASGPPAAPCLEFLLSENLLDKLYEWACTTGRYANAVRLEQLKLYELLVSHSRHQLLCHEPFLRPLLKILASSQGEIFPPDLEKRLVILLNQLCVVLMQNVHLLDLFFFSAQTQVQEQILNGNVAQPKSGTTTNFIIFSLLIPYVHREGSLGHQARDALLLCMALSQKNSNIGTYIAQYSSICPLLVTGLGGLYSRLPNSIEISSIDWHRITPDDVTEIPELTLFMNALEFCNAVVQVAHEMIKQQLLDFMYQGFIVPVLGPAILQTLKGKHFQTNIDSQISAMSYLDLILRSITEPGLLRAFVRFLLDTEKFDGERILDALVERLNSPDANLCMVTMALFDTLLGLHCEDLMLELLLKFMLPGKHVPISHRHKINKIDPYLNSSEFFLELSPDVMKRARDLARPKSIHEPVIGDLTPLPSLPSPVMSKTIGANWNYYGVHTGDSLYANIQAYLFEAHWRIAQCQRDCLKWANSYRYQKWPRHGQGRVHAHALELARQFFSEFGGGAVVASESGEKQLDSLQSIGESSGYESFKWRPADEESEATDTTLATTASEADLEHNNSSISSVLGGSGRREAWRISHNNRNELLLTDLDFSEDLFAQGTVSLGPFLNAIWGKLQTFTSNSLYVNLHLTGLITRLAWYPLPLIHSLLLRSDIAITSDTPSFHQVLRILKQQIDAELPVTEDSLEIIDVARSSLIDREFRLANARKGNEGSPMHHSQQQQLATNSGQQQGQLRSAYASLSAATPVQATPTSAYDPFKRSDNKRRSISKSITSMFSRKSSGSSSAAPPNGSSASSGLSQIYAFFTGAASNLVGNNASAEGRGFPQGQAVAGTCETSLSTQPPSGASRPGATTTSTVGAGSSSSIGGSTQTLSAQSNATTHSSSTLHGLDGGPSTGGFNSEPVSLDSVASMGIIASTSGTERSRDLALCAVLMDEWLKELAAIAQEQSVVLVTEQASL, encoded by the exons ATGTGGCTGCGCCAGAGCGGCGGCGGGGGCGTTGCCTCCGCCGGACATGGCGGCCCACTCCGGCAGCGTCCCATCGATGCCGCCACGGACTGCGATCCGCGAGCCTGCTACGATAGCTTCTGCAAGCACTGGCAGCAGGCCTTCGAGATCATCCAGCACAGCGCTCCGCCCTCGCACGACGACGTCCTGGGCGTCGTGTCCCATTTGGACTACATGGTCACCCTGCTGCTCGTGGAACTGCATCACTGCAACAAAGTCTCGCTGCCGGCGGCCGAGGCCAGTGGTCCGCCTGCGGCTCCCTGCCTGGAATTCCTGCTCAGCGAGAATCTGCTGGACAAGCTGTACGAGTGGGCCTGCACCACGGGACGCTATGCCAACGCTGTGAGGCTGGAGCAGCTGAAGCTGTACGAACTGCTCGTCAGCCACTCGCGACACCAGCTGCTCTGCCACGAGCCCTTCCTGCGACCCCTGCTCAAGATTCTGGCCTCCAGCCAGGGCGAGATCTTTCCCCCCGATCTCGAGAAGCGGCTCGTTATCCTGCTGAACCAGCTGTGTGTGGTTCTCATGCAGAATGTCCACCTGCTGGACCTTTTCTTCTTCTCCGCCCAGACGCAAGTCCAGGAGCAGATATTAAATGGAAATGTGGCGCAACCCAAAAGTGGAACCACAACCAA TTTCATCATCTTCTCACTGCTCATCCCGTACGTGCATCGCGAGGGCAGCCTAGGCCACCAGGCCCGCGATGCCCTGCTCCTGTGCATGGCGCTCTCGCAGAAGAACTCCAACATTGGCACCTACATAGCCCAGTACTCCTCGATCTGCCCGCTGCTGGTGACCGGCCTGGGCGGTCTCTACTCACGTCTGCCCAACAGTATCGAGATCAGCTCCATTGACTGGCATCGGATCACGCCGGACGATGTTACAGAGATCCCAGAGCTGACACTCTTCATGAACGCCCTCGAGTTCTGCAATGCCGTGGTGCAGGTGGCCCACGAGATGATCAAGCAACAGCTGCTGGACTTCATGTACCAGGGCTTCATTGTGCCGGTGCTGGGACCGGCGATCCTTCAG ACACTGAAGGGCAAACATTTTCAGACGAACATCGACTCGCAAATCTCGGCTATGTCGTACCTGGACCTCATCCTGCGCTCCATCACCGAACCCGGACTGCTGAGGGCCTTCGTTCGCTTTCTGCTCGATACGGAAAAGTTTGACGGTGAACGGATACTGGATGCTCTGGTCGAGCGCTTGAACTCACCCGATGCCAATCTCTGCATGGTCACGATGGCTTTGTTTGACACCCTGCTGGGCCTGCACTGCGAGGATCTGATGCTGGAGCTGCTGCTCAAGTTCATGCTGCCCGGCAAGCATGTGCCCATCTCACATCGCCACAAGATAAACAAGATCGATCCGTATTTGAACAGCAGTGAGTTCTTCCTGGAACTCTCGCCCGATGTGATGAAGCGTGCCAGGGATCTGGCCCGGCCCAAGAGTATCCACGAACCGGTGATAGGCGACCTAACGCCGCTGCCGAGTCTCCCATCTCCGGTGATGAGCAAGACGATTGGAGCCAACTGGAACTATTACGGAGTGCACACGGGTGATAGTTTGTATGCGAATATTCAGGCTTATCTCTTCGAGGCCCACTGGCGAATCGCCCAGTGTCAAAGGGACTGCCTGAAGTGGGCGAACAGCTATCGCTACCAAAAGTGGCCACGCCACGGCCAGGGAAGAGTTCACGCCCATGCCTTGGAACTGGCCAGGCAGTTCTTTAGCGAGTTCGGAGGTGGAGCTGTTGTTGCCAGCGAGTCGGGCGAGAAACAGCTTGATAGCTTGCAATCAATTGGCGAGTCCAGCGGCTACGAGTCGTTCAAGTGGCGACCAGCGGACGAGGAGAGTGAAGCCACAGATACAACTTTGGCCACTACAGCCAGCGAGGCAGATCTGGAGCACAACAACAGTAGCATCAGCAGCGTGCTAGGTGGATCCGGAAGACGAGAGGCCTGGCGCATATCCCACAACAATCGCAATGAGCTACTACTGACGGATCTGGATTTCTCGGAAGATTTGTTTGCGCAGGGCACTGTAAGCTTGG GTCCCTTTCTCAATGCCATCTGGGGCAAACTGCAAACCTTCACGAGCAACTCGCTGTACGTCAATCTTCACTTGACCGGGCTGATCACTCGTTTGGCCTGGTATCCCCTGCCGTTGATTCACTCGCTGCTGCTGCGCTCGGACATAGCCATCACCTCGGATACGCCCTCGTTTCACCAGGTGCTGCGCATTCTTAAGCAACAGATCGATGCCGAGCTGCCAGTGACGGAGGATTCGCTGGAGATCATTGATGTGGCACGTTCGTCACTCATTGATCGGGAGTTTCGTTTGGCAAACGCCCGGAAGGGCAACGAAGGCTCGCCAATGCATCACAGCCAACAGCAACAGTTGGCAACCAATTCCGGCCAGCAGCAGGGACAACTGCGGTCTGCCTACGCGAGCCTTTCGGCAGCTACGCCCGTGCAGGCCACTCCCACCAGCGCCTACGATCCCTTCAAGCGCAGCGATAACAAGAGGCGGAGCATTAGCAAATCCATCACCAGCATGTTCAGCAGGAAGTCGTCTGGCTCCTCGTCGGCAGCGCCACCAAATGGCTCTTCCG CTTCATCTGGCTTATCACAAATTTACGCATTCTTCACCG GAGCTGCGTCGAATCTTGTGGGCAATAATGCAAGTGCCGAGGGAAGAGGCTTTCCACAAGGACAGGCAGTTGCCGGGACATGCGAAACCAGCTTAAGTACGCAACCGCCGTCGGGAGCATCACGCCCGGGAGCCACAACCACGTCGACGGTGGGCGctgggagcagcagcagcatcggCGGATCCACTCAAACCCTCTCCGCCCAGTCGAACGCCACAACCCACTCGTCGAGCACGCTGCATGGCCTGGATGGGGGTCCATCCACAGGTGGTTTCAACTCCGAACCAGTGTCCCTCGACTCGGTGGCCTCCATGGGAATCATCGCCAGCACGAGTGGCACCGAGCGATCCCGGGACTTGGCCCTATGCGCTGTGCTGATGGATGAGTGGCTCAAGGAGCTGGCGGCCATTGCCCAGGAGCAGAGCGTTGTGCTGGTCACGGAGCAGGCGTCCTTATGA
- the LOC119546598 gene encoding UPF0518 protein CG3558 isoform X2, protein MWLRQSGGGGVASAGHGGPLRQRPIDAATDCDPRACYDSFCKHWQQAFEIIQHSAPPSHDDVLGVVSHLDYMVTLLLVELHHCNKVSLPAAEASGPPAAPCLEFLLSENLLDKLYEWACTTGRYANAVRLEQLKLYELLVSHSRHQLLCHEPFLRPLLKILASSQGEIFPPDLEKRLVILLNQLCVVLMQNVHLLDLFFFSAQTQVQEQILNGNVAQPKSGTTTNFIIFSLLIPYVHREGSLGHQARDALLLCMALSQKNSNIGTYIAQYSSICPLLVTGLGGLYSRLPNSIEISSIDWHRITPDDVTEIPELTLFMNALEFCNAVVQVAHEMIKQQLLDFMYQGFIVPVLGPAILQTNIDSQISAMSYLDLILRSITEPGLLRAFVRFLLDTEKFDGERILDALVERLNSPDANLCMVTMALFDTLLGLHCEDLMLELLLKFMLPGKHVPISHRHKINKIDPYLNSSEFFLELSPDVMKRARDLARPKSIHEPVIGDLTPLPSLPSPVMSKTIGANWNYYGVHTGDSLYANIQAYLFEAHWRIAQCQRDCLKWANSYRYQKWPRHGQGRVHAHALELARQFFSEFGGGAVVASESGEKQLDSLQSIGESSGYESFKWRPADEESEATDTTLATTASEADLEHNNSSISSVLGGSGRREAWRISHNNRNELLLTDLDFSEDLFAQGTVSLGPFLNAIWGKLQTFTSNSLYVNLHLTGLITRLAWYPLPLIHSLLLRSDIAITSDTPSFHQVLRILKQQIDAELPVTEDSLEIIDVARSSLIDREFRLANARKGNEGSPMHHSQQQQLATNSGQQQGQLRSAYASLSAATPVQATPTSAYDPFKRSDNKRRSISKSITSMFSRKSSGSSSAAPPNGSSASSGLSQIYAFFTGAASNLVGNNASAEGRGFPQGQAVAGTCETSLSTQPPSGASRPGATTTSTVGAGSSSSIGGSTQTLSAQSNATTHSSSTLHGLDGGPSTGGFNSEPVSLDSVASMGIIASTSGTERSRDLALCAVLMDEWLKELAAIAQEQSVVLVTEQASL, encoded by the exons ATGTGGCTGCGCCAGAGCGGCGGCGGGGGCGTTGCCTCCGCCGGACATGGCGGCCCACTCCGGCAGCGTCCCATCGATGCCGCCACGGACTGCGATCCGCGAGCCTGCTACGATAGCTTCTGCAAGCACTGGCAGCAGGCCTTCGAGATCATCCAGCACAGCGCTCCGCCCTCGCACGACGACGTCCTGGGCGTCGTGTCCCATTTGGACTACATGGTCACCCTGCTGCTCGTGGAACTGCATCACTGCAACAAAGTCTCGCTGCCGGCGGCCGAGGCCAGTGGTCCGCCTGCGGCTCCCTGCCTGGAATTCCTGCTCAGCGAGAATCTGCTGGACAAGCTGTACGAGTGGGCCTGCACCACGGGACGCTATGCCAACGCTGTGAGGCTGGAGCAGCTGAAGCTGTACGAACTGCTCGTCAGCCACTCGCGACACCAGCTGCTCTGCCACGAGCCCTTCCTGCGACCCCTGCTCAAGATTCTGGCCTCCAGCCAGGGCGAGATCTTTCCCCCCGATCTCGAGAAGCGGCTCGTTATCCTGCTGAACCAGCTGTGTGTGGTTCTCATGCAGAATGTCCACCTGCTGGACCTTTTCTTCTTCTCCGCCCAGACGCAAGTCCAGGAGCAGATATTAAATGGAAATGTGGCGCAACCCAAAAGTGGAACCACAACCAA TTTCATCATCTTCTCACTGCTCATCCCGTACGTGCATCGCGAGGGCAGCCTAGGCCACCAGGCCCGCGATGCCCTGCTCCTGTGCATGGCGCTCTCGCAGAAGAACTCCAACATTGGCACCTACATAGCCCAGTACTCCTCGATCTGCCCGCTGCTGGTGACCGGCCTGGGCGGTCTCTACTCACGTCTGCCCAACAGTATCGAGATCAGCTCCATTGACTGGCATCGGATCACGCCGGACGATGTTACAGAGATCCCAGAGCTGACACTCTTCATGAACGCCCTCGAGTTCTGCAATGCCGTGGTGCAGGTGGCCCACGAGATGATCAAGCAACAGCTGCTGGACTTCATGTACCAGGGCTTCATTGTGCCGGTGCTGGGACCGGCGATCCTTCAG ACGAACATCGACTCGCAAATCTCGGCTATGTCGTACCTGGACCTCATCCTGCGCTCCATCACCGAACCCGGACTGCTGAGGGCCTTCGTTCGCTTTCTGCTCGATACGGAAAAGTTTGACGGTGAACGGATACTGGATGCTCTGGTCGAGCGCTTGAACTCACCCGATGCCAATCTCTGCATGGTCACGATGGCTTTGTTTGACACCCTGCTGGGCCTGCACTGCGAGGATCTGATGCTGGAGCTGCTGCTCAAGTTCATGCTGCCCGGCAAGCATGTGCCCATCTCACATCGCCACAAGATAAACAAGATCGATCCGTATTTGAACAGCAGTGAGTTCTTCCTGGAACTCTCGCCCGATGTGATGAAGCGTGCCAGGGATCTGGCCCGGCCCAAGAGTATCCACGAACCGGTGATAGGCGACCTAACGCCGCTGCCGAGTCTCCCATCTCCGGTGATGAGCAAGACGATTGGAGCCAACTGGAACTATTACGGAGTGCACACGGGTGATAGTTTGTATGCGAATATTCAGGCTTATCTCTTCGAGGCCCACTGGCGAATCGCCCAGTGTCAAAGGGACTGCCTGAAGTGGGCGAACAGCTATCGCTACCAAAAGTGGCCACGCCACGGCCAGGGAAGAGTTCACGCCCATGCCTTGGAACTGGCCAGGCAGTTCTTTAGCGAGTTCGGAGGTGGAGCTGTTGTTGCCAGCGAGTCGGGCGAGAAACAGCTTGATAGCTTGCAATCAATTGGCGAGTCCAGCGGCTACGAGTCGTTCAAGTGGCGACCAGCGGACGAGGAGAGTGAAGCCACAGATACAACTTTGGCCACTACAGCCAGCGAGGCAGATCTGGAGCACAACAACAGTAGCATCAGCAGCGTGCTAGGTGGATCCGGAAGACGAGAGGCCTGGCGCATATCCCACAACAATCGCAATGAGCTACTACTGACGGATCTGGATTTCTCGGAAGATTTGTTTGCGCAGGGCACTGTAAGCTTGG GTCCCTTTCTCAATGCCATCTGGGGCAAACTGCAAACCTTCACGAGCAACTCGCTGTACGTCAATCTTCACTTGACCGGGCTGATCACTCGTTTGGCCTGGTATCCCCTGCCGTTGATTCACTCGCTGCTGCTGCGCTCGGACATAGCCATCACCTCGGATACGCCCTCGTTTCACCAGGTGCTGCGCATTCTTAAGCAACAGATCGATGCCGAGCTGCCAGTGACGGAGGATTCGCTGGAGATCATTGATGTGGCACGTTCGTCACTCATTGATCGGGAGTTTCGTTTGGCAAACGCCCGGAAGGGCAACGAAGGCTCGCCAATGCATCACAGCCAACAGCAACAGTTGGCAACCAATTCCGGCCAGCAGCAGGGACAACTGCGGTCTGCCTACGCGAGCCTTTCGGCAGCTACGCCCGTGCAGGCCACTCCCACCAGCGCCTACGATCCCTTCAAGCGCAGCGATAACAAGAGGCGGAGCATTAGCAAATCCATCACCAGCATGTTCAGCAGGAAGTCGTCTGGCTCCTCGTCGGCAGCGCCACCAAATGGCTCTTCCG CTTCATCTGGCTTATCACAAATTTACGCATTCTTCACCG GAGCTGCGTCGAATCTTGTGGGCAATAATGCAAGTGCCGAGGGAAGAGGCTTTCCACAAGGACAGGCAGTTGCCGGGACATGCGAAACCAGCTTAAGTACGCAACCGCCGTCGGGAGCATCACGCCCGGGAGCCACAACCACGTCGACGGTGGGCGctgggagcagcagcagcatcggCGGATCCACTCAAACCCTCTCCGCCCAGTCGAACGCCACAACCCACTCGTCGAGCACGCTGCATGGCCTGGATGGGGGTCCATCCACAGGTGGTTTCAACTCCGAACCAGTGTCCCTCGACTCGGTGGCCTCCATGGGAATCATCGCCAGCACGAGTGGCACCGAGCGATCCCGGGACTTGGCCCTATGCGCTGTGCTGATGGATGAGTGGCTCAAGGAGCTGGCGGCCATTGCCCAGGAGCAGAGCGTTGTGCTGGTCACGGAGCAGGCGTCCTTATGA